The Leptospira brenneri genome includes a window with the following:
- a CDS encoding glucose 1-dehydrogenase, with the protein MSKEFEGKVALVTGAASPIGLGRAIANRIASHGASLVLVDLNQEKIEEAAREVEAKFGVKAIGVACNVTKPEDCDAAISKTKEAFGKLDFLVNNAGVLKDNLLIRMSEQEYDFVMDVNCKGVFLMTKSASKLILKSDSGRIVNISSVSGLTGQPGQANYSTSKAGVIALTKVSAREFSGRNVLVNAVCPGYVQTEMTGTLSKEVQDKLTDPSVIPLKRPGKQEEIASAVKFFLSNDASYITGTYLRVDGGAAIGM; encoded by the coding sequence ATGTCCAAAGAATTCGAAGGAAAAGTAGCACTGGTAACAGGAGCTGCCTCTCCCATTGGTTTGGGAAGAGCAATCGCAAACCGTATCGCATCGCATGGTGCAAGTTTGGTGCTTGTTGACTTGAATCAGGAAAAAATTGAAGAAGCTGCAAGAGAAGTGGAAGCAAAATTTGGTGTTAAGGCAATTGGTGTTGCTTGTAACGTAACAAAACCTGAAGATTGTGATGCTGCCATCAGCAAAACAAAAGAAGCGTTTGGAAAATTAGACTTTCTTGTAAACAACGCAGGGGTTTTGAAAGACAACCTTCTCATCCGTATGTCTGAACAAGAATACGATTTCGTAATGGATGTGAATTGTAAGGGAGTTTTCCTTATGACTAAATCTGCAAGTAAACTCATTCTTAAATCCGACTCTGGTAGAATTGTAAATATCTCTTCAGTTTCTGGACTTACTGGACAACCTGGCCAAGCAAACTACTCCACTTCTAAAGCTGGTGTGATTGCTTTAACAAAAGTTTCCGCTCGTGAATTTTCTGGAAGAAACGTTCTTGTGAATGCAGTTTGCCCTGGATACGTTCAAACAGAAATGACAGGAACTCTTTCGAAAGAAGTGCAAGACAAGTTAACAGATCCTTCTGTGATCCCACTCAAACGACCGGGAAAACAAGAAGAGATTGCATCGGCAGTTAAGTTTTTCTTAAGCAACGATGCATCTTACATTACTGGAACTTACCTCCGTGTAGACGGTGGTGCTGCTATCGGGATGTAG
- the purB gene encoding adenylosuccinate lyase — MIDRYSHPEISAIWELENKFKIWTDIEIYACEARANRGEVPKEDLETIKQKAKFNVDEILEIESKVHHDVIAYLTNLNSYIGPAGRHVHFGLTSSDVGDTALCVQMVQAMDLLIQRTETLLQTTKEKAKEYKDLPCIGRSHGIHAEPMTLGLKFALFYAEMTRNLERMKDARAQVAVGKLSGAVGTYSNIDLEIEEYVLAKLGLTVDPIATQVISRDRHAFYMSVLGVVAASLDRMATEIRLLQKTEGREVEEPFAKGQKGSSAMPHKRNPVVCERISGISRVIRSNVNVGLQNVGLWHERDISHSSAERIVLPDSTIALDYILEKMNFVLKGLHVYPDATERTLNVTRGLIFSQKVLLWLIEKGGITREDAYLIVQENAMAVWGDQSKNLRDLLKQDPRCSAILKESDLDEIFQIKPYLERIPLIFKRLGIID, encoded by the coding sequence ATGATCGATCGATACAGCCACCCAGAGATTTCTGCCATCTGGGAATTAGAGAACAAATTTAAGATTTGGACAGATATTGAAATTTATGCCTGCGAAGCTCGTGCCAATCGCGGAGAAGTTCCCAAAGAAGACCTCGAAACCATCAAACAGAAAGCAAAATTCAATGTAGATGAAATTCTAGAAATTGAATCGAAGGTTCACCATGATGTTATTGCCTATTTGACTAACCTAAATTCCTATATTGGACCAGCAGGCCGTCATGTTCACTTTGGACTGACTTCGAGTGACGTAGGAGATACAGCACTTTGTGTACAAATGGTACAAGCAATGGATCTCCTCATCCAAAGAACCGAAACCCTTTTGCAAACGACAAAAGAAAAAGCAAAAGAGTACAAAGACCTTCCTTGTATAGGACGTTCTCATGGTATCCATGCAGAACCAATGACTTTAGGTTTAAAGTTTGCCCTCTTCTATGCAGAGATGACTCGAAACTTAGAACGGATGAAAGATGCTCGTGCTCAAGTTGCCGTAGGTAAATTGTCTGGAGCCGTAGGAACTTATTCCAATATTGATTTAGAAATCGAAGAATATGTTTTAGCCAAACTTGGACTAACTGTGGATCCAATTGCCACACAAGTGATCTCACGTGATCGTCATGCTTTTTATATGTCGGTTCTTGGCGTGGTCGCCGCCAGTTTGGATCGAATGGCAACAGAAATCCGACTTTTGCAAAAAACAGAAGGTCGCGAAGTAGAAGAACCATTTGCAAAAGGTCAAAAAGGATCCTCGGCAATGCCTCACAAACGAAATCCGGTAGTTTGCGAAAGAATTTCTGGAATCTCCAGAGTCATTCGTTCCAACGTCAATGTTGGATTACAAAACGTGGGACTTTGGCATGAAAGAGATATTTCTCACTCTTCTGCCGAACGAATTGTACTTCCCGATTCCACCATTGCCCTCGATTATATTCTAGAAAAAATGAACTTTGTCTTAAAAGGACTTCATGTTTATCCAGATGCCACCGAACGTACATTAAACGTAACGCGCGGACTTATTTTTTCCCAAAAAGTATTGTTATGGCTTATCGAAAAGGGTGGGATTACGAGAGAAGATGCTTACCTGATTGTGCAAGAAAATGCCATGGCAGTTTGGGGAGACCAATCCAAAAATCTTCGTGACCTTTTGAAACAAGATCCAAGGTGTTCTGCGATTCTGAAAGAGAGTGATTTAGATGAAATTTTCCAAATCAAACCTTATCTAGAGCGGATTCCGCTCATCTTCAAACGATTGGGGATTATCGAT